One region of Streptococcus salivarius genomic DNA includes:
- a CDS encoding DUF4651 domain-containing protein codes for MKCKTLALFAGGVEALGLLAMAEKYRQSRAEMKKAALIQDIRQELSHLGTIAVLYTNPTDKENPGLTGGIVLEDGRSYSFVYAEDILTYEEEQA; via the coding sequence ATGAAATGTAAAACATTGGCCTTGTTTGCTGGAGGCGTAGAAGCTTTAGGTCTCTTGGCAATGGCAGAGAAGTATAGACAGTCACGTGCAGAAATGAAGAAGGCTGCATTAATCCAAGATATTAGACAAGAATTATCTCACTTGGGGACTATCGCAGTCCTTTATACAAATCCCACTGATAAGGAAAATCCAGGACTTACAGGAGGTATCGTCTTAGAGGATGGACGTTCCTATAGCTTTGTTTATGCAGAGGATATCTTGACCTATGAGGAGGAGCAGGCATGA